A stretch of Mya arenaria isolate MELC-2E11 chromosome 14, ASM2691426v1 DNA encodes these proteins:
- the LOC128217646 gene encoding ubiquitin-conjugating enzyme E2 N — MAAGLPRRIIKETQRLMQEPVTGIQAIPDESNARYFHVVVTGPEGSPYEEGVFKLELFLPEEYPMSAPKVRFMTKIYHPNIDKLGRICLDILKDKWSPALQIRTVLLSIQALLSAPNPDDPLANDVAEQWKTNEAKAIDTARQWTHMYASKR, encoded by the exons ATGGCTGCTGGCCTTCCGAGAAGAATAATAAAG GAGACTCAACGTCTTATGCAGGAGCCAGTCACGGGAATCCAGGCAATTCCAGATGAGTCGAATGCCAGATATTTCCATGTTGTTGTCACTGGACCAGAAGGG TCTCCATATGAAGAGGGAGTTTTTAAACTGGAATTATTCCTGCCAGAAGAATACCCTATGTCAGCGCCAAAAGTTAGATTTATGACTAAAATATATCATCCTAACATAGATAAACTGGGTAGAATATGTTTGGATATCCTAAAGG ATAAATGGAGTCCAGCGCTACAAATCCGTACCGTGTTGTTATCTATACAGGCGTTACTCAGTGCTCCGAATCCAGATGACCCTCTAGCCAATGACGTTGCTGAACAGTGGAAAACCAACGAAGCTAAGGCAATAGACACAG cTCGACAATGGACACATATGTACGCATCCAAGCGTTGA